One Dialister invisus DSM 15470 genomic region harbors:
- a CDS encoding MetQ/NlpA family ABC transporter substrate-binding protein — translation MNLKKTVIISLAALACAGFIAGCGSDKKDAASADPAKTKNEIKVGTTPGYSEQVVEFVAKEAEKEGLKVTIVPFSDYVTPNQALAQGDIDVNSYQHVPFLEAFNEKNGTKLVPIGNTYLAPLRLFSNKHKTLSDLPDGASIAIPNDPSNGGRALLLLEKNGLLKLKKGVNPVKAVVSDIASNPKNLKIIELEAPQLPRALEDCDASIINGGYAVSAGLDPKTALAQEDNTSPYVNVIAAREQDKDNPTYQKFVKIFQTEATRKYINDNFQATLTPGF, via the coding sequence ATGAATCTGAAAAAAACTGTCATCATTTCCCTGGCTGCATTGGCATGTGCAGGCTTCATCGCAGGCTGCGGCAGCGATAAAAAAGACGCCGCGTCTGCTGACCCTGCGAAAACAAAAAATGAAATCAAAGTCGGCACGACACCGGGCTACTCGGAACAGGTCGTGGAATTCGTCGCCAAAGAAGCCGAAAAAGAAGGCCTCAAAGTGACCATCGTCCCCTTCTCCGACTATGTCACCCCCAATCAGGCACTGGCGCAGGGCGACATCGACGTAAATTCTTACCAGCACGTCCCCTTCCTTGAAGCATTCAATGAAAAGAACGGCACAAAACTTGTTCCCATCGGAAACACTTACCTCGCGCCCCTTCGTCTGTTCTCAAATAAACACAAGACTCTGTCCGATCTGCCCGACGGCGCATCCATTGCAATTCCGAACGATCCATCCAACGGAGGCCGCGCCCTCCTTCTTCTGGAGAAAAACGGCCTGCTGAAATTAAAAAAAGGTGTCAATCCTGTCAAAGCGGTCGTCTCCGATATCGCTTCCAACCCGAAAAATCTGAAAATCATCGAACTGGAGGCGCCCCAGCTCCCAAGAGCTCTTGAAGACTGCGATGCCTCCATCATCAACGGCGGCTACGCAGTATCCGCGGGACTGGATCCGAAAACGGCTCTCGCCCAGGAAGACAATACCAGCCCGTATGTAAATGTCATCGCCGCCCGTGAACAGGATAAGGACAACCCCACCTATCAAAAGTTTGTAAAAATATTCCAGACAGAAGCCACCAGAAAGTACATCAACGACAACTTCCAGGCGACCCTGACTCCGGGATTCTGA
- a CDS encoding alanine/glycine:cation symporter family protein, with amino-acid sequence MLDLLNQIDAIVWGPWLLVLLVGTGVYLTIRLRLLQMVKLPRALRLIFFARNKGDGDIDSFKALCTALAATVGTGNIVGVATAIKLGGPGALFWMWVAAFFGMATKYAEGCLAVKFRSIDENGNIAGGPMYYIEQGLGKKWKPLALAFAFFGTLTAMLGSGTTTQVNAITSSLQASLGVPILPSAAVITILVAIITFGGLKSISKTAEKIVPAMAVLYFIITVALLVIFSGELPHALALVFDGAFEGTAAAGGFAGAGIMLAMRSGIARGLFSNESGLGSAPIVAAAAKTKWPAEQGLISMTGTFIDTIIICTLTGLTIIVSGAWLGDTNGAALTQAAFSHGYGAVAPILLTVSLTLFAFTTILGWNYYGERCLVYLVGVKGITPYRLCYVAIIAGSAFMQLEEIWALADIVNGLMAIPNLIALLGLTGVVVAETKRYFQHLAIRDAKLVAYKARHIGKK; translated from the coding sequence ATGCTTGACTTGTTAAACCAAATTGATGCGATTGTCTGGGGCCCGTGGCTCCTTGTTCTTCTGGTAGGGACCGGCGTATATCTGACCATCCGCCTCCGCCTTCTCCAGATGGTCAAGCTGCCAAGGGCCCTTCGGCTGATTTTCTTTGCCAGAAATAAAGGCGACGGCGACATTGACAGTTTCAAGGCACTCTGCACGGCGCTTGCCGCAACGGTAGGCACAGGAAATATCGTAGGCGTTGCCACTGCTATCAAATTGGGCGGCCCGGGCGCGCTTTTCTGGATGTGGGTAGCCGCTTTCTTCGGCATGGCTACCAAGTACGCCGAAGGCTGCCTTGCCGTTAAGTTCCGTTCTATCGATGAAAATGGAAATATCGCAGGCGGACCGATGTATTACATTGAGCAGGGGCTGGGAAAGAAATGGAAACCTCTGGCGCTGGCATTTGCTTTCTTCGGTACGCTCACCGCTATGCTCGGATCCGGTACGACTACGCAGGTCAATGCTATTACGTCTTCTTTACAGGCATCCCTGGGTGTTCCTATCCTGCCCTCTGCAGCAGTGATTACCATCCTGGTTGCTATTATTACTTTCGGCGGATTGAAATCCATTTCAAAAACAGCGGAAAAAATAGTTCCTGCCATGGCTGTTCTTTATTTTATTATCACGGTGGCTCTTCTTGTTATATTTTCGGGAGAACTGCCCCATGCGCTGGCTCTCGTTTTTGACGGCGCTTTTGAAGGTACGGCAGCAGCCGGCGGATTTGCCGGTGCGGGCATTATGCTTGCTATGCGAAGCGGTATCGCCCGCGGCCTTTTTTCCAATGAATCTGGCCTGGGTTCCGCGCCAATCGTGGCGGCAGCGGCAAAAACGAAATGGCCGGCTGAACAGGGTCTTATTTCCATGACAGGCACCTTTATCGACACTATTATTATCTGTACGCTGACCGGTCTGACTATCATTGTTTCCGGTGCATGGCTGGGGGATACCAACGGTGCAGCTCTTACACAGGCCGCTTTCAGCCATGGTTATGGTGCTGTCGCGCCGATCCTTCTGACGGTTTCTCTGACACTTTTCGCTTTCACCACCATTCTCGGCTGGAACTATTACGGTGAACGCTGCCTCGTATACCTTGTGGGTGTCAAAGGGATTACTCCTTACCGCTTGTGCTATGTCGCCATTATCGCAGGAAGCGCTTTCATGCAGCTTGAAGAAATCTGGGCGCTTGCGGATATTGTAAACGGTCTCATGGCCATTCCGAACCTGATTGCCCTTCTTGGACTTACCGGTGTAGTCGTCGCGGAAACAAAGCGGTATTTCCAGCACCTTGCCATTCGTGATGCGAAATTGGTGGCTTACAAAGCAAGGCATATAGGGAAGAAGTGA
- a CDS encoding alanine/glycine:cation symporter family protein encodes MDFLAVLNEIDNFIWGPPLLVLLVGTGILLTIRLHLLQIFKLPKALSLIFRAQNAGSGDIDSFKALCTALSATVGTGNIVGVATAIHAGGPGALFWMWMAAFFGMATKYAEGLLAVKYRETDEKGEIAGGPMYYIKNGMGEKYKWLGGLFAFFGVLVAYFGIGTFAQVNSIVDITKMTIGLDPVWTGAILTIFVAAITIGGLQSIAAAASRIVPAMAFIYFLSTIGVLLVFADKVPAAVSMIFESAFTTTAATGGFLGATVMMAMKNGVARGVFSNESGLGSAPIVAAAAKTKWPAEQGLISMTGTFIDTIVICTLTGLTLVVTGVWCGMENGAALTNAAFTSAFPVFGGYMLLVGLVLFAFTTILGWNYYGERCMIYLVGTKGVLPYRLVFILLIASGAFLKLEAIWILADIVNGLMAIPNLIALLFLSGICVRETKKYMDHLKTGKPYEEYED; translated from the coding sequence ATGGATTTTTTAGCAGTATTGAATGAAATTGATAATTTTATATGGGGGCCGCCGCTGCTGGTGCTTCTTGTAGGGACAGGGATCCTGCTTACAATCCGGCTGCATCTTTTGCAGATATTCAAATTACCGAAGGCGCTGAGCCTGATTTTCAGAGCGCAAAATGCGGGCAGCGGAGATATCGACAGTTTTAAGGCTCTTTGTACGGCGCTCTCCGCGACGGTCGGTACGGGAAATATTGTAGGTGTCGCGACAGCGATCCATGCGGGCGGCCCGGGGGCGCTTTTCTGGATGTGGATGGCGGCATTCTTCGGTATGGCGACAAAGTATGCGGAAGGTCTTCTTGCTGTCAAATATCGTGAGACTGATGAAAAAGGTGAAATTGCCGGCGGCCCGATGTACTATATTAAAAACGGCATGGGTGAGAAATACAAATGGCTGGGGGGGCTCTTTGCGTTTTTCGGTGTCCTCGTCGCGTACTTCGGTATCGGTACGTTTGCCCAGGTCAATTCCATTGTGGATATTACGAAGATGACCATCGGTCTTGATCCTGTCTGGACGGGGGCGATTCTCACCATTTTTGTGGCGGCGATTACTATCGGAGGTCTCCAGTCGATTGCGGCAGCGGCCAGTAGGATTGTTCCTGCCATGGCGTTTATTTATTTTCTGTCAACCATCGGCGTTCTTCTCGTCTTTGCCGATAAGGTGCCTGCCGCGGTTTCCATGATTTTTGAAAGTGCTTTTACCACCACGGCGGCAACAGGCGGTTTTCTTGGCGCGACTGTCATGATGGCGATGAAAAACGGTGTGGCCCGCGGAGTATTCTCCAATGAATCAGGTCTCGGTTCCGCACCGATCGTGGCGGCTGCCGCTAAAACGAAATGGCCGGCTGAGCAGGGTCTTATTTCCATGACCGGCACTTTTATCGACACCATTGTTATCTGTACCCTGACTGGCCTGACTCTTGTGGTCACCGGTGTATGGTGCGGTATGGAAAACGGTGCGGCGCTTACGAATGCGGCGTTTACTTCCGCGTTTCCTGTTTTCGGCGGATACATGCTGCTAGTCGGTCTTGTTCTCTTTGCTTTCACGACGATCTTGGGCTGGAACTACTATGGCGAACGCTGCATGATTTATCTCGTGGGGACGAAGGGCGTTCTCCCGTACCGTTTGGTTTTTATCCTTCTCATTGCCAGCGGCGCGTTCCTCAAGTTGGAAGCCATCTGGATTCTTGCGGATATCGTGAACGGCCTCATGGCCATTCCGAACCTGATTGCTCTTCTTTTCCTGTCGGGCATCTGTGTCCGTGAGACGAAGAAATATATGGATCATCTGAAGACAGGCAAACCGTATGAAGAGTATGAGGATTGA
- a CDS encoding Dps family protein yields the protein MEKELNALLSDLVVEYHKLQSFHWYLKGSHFFDDHAKLESFYDEIAEAVDAVAEAMLQQKLRPESTLKGFLAKTGIHEAENEEVTSEEAYTRVLSDFEYLLKEVIAVKEAAEEKKNYLVSTLMDDYIASFSKNIWMLRQALK from the coding sequence ATGGAAAAGGAATTAAATGCATTATTATCAGATTTGGTGGTGGAGTACCATAAGCTGCAGAGTTTTCACTGGTACCTGAAAGGAAGTCATTTCTTTGATGACCATGCGAAACTGGAAAGTTTCTATGATGAAATTGCGGAAGCGGTCGATGCCGTAGCGGAAGCCATGCTCCAGCAGAAGCTCAGACCGGAGTCGACACTGAAAGGGTTCCTTGCAAAGACAGGAATCCATGAGGCCGAAAATGAGGAAGTGACATCGGAAGAAGCATATACCCGGGTGCTGTCAGACTTCGAGTATCTTCTTAAAGAAGTCATCGCTGTCAAGGAAGCGGCAGAGGAAAAGAAGAATTACCTGGTATCCACTCTGATGGATGATTACATTGCAAGTTTCAGCAAAAACATCTGGATGCTGAGACAGGCCCTGAAATAA
- a CDS encoding metal-dependent transcriptional regulator yields the protein MTSGKEDYLKAIYIISEDHELVSNKELSDMLHVSPPSVSEMIMKLQKEGYVDYTAYKGSKMTRKGRREAGKLFRFHALWEVFLVEKLHFSWSEAHEQADGLEHQTSDMLAERLDEFLGHPEHCPHGDPIPKADGSRKGLTFRTLSDLKEGDSTTIRRIVEDYSLMDYLQEKGIHPDMRVTVKEKEPYEGPILLATEAGDISLSYKAVEQIFVDE from the coding sequence ATGACATCAGGGAAAGAAGATTATTTGAAAGCGATTTACATCATCAGCGAAGATCATGAACTGGTATCCAATAAGGAATTGTCCGACATGCTCCATGTGTCGCCGCCGTCAGTGAGCGAGATGATTATGAAGCTGCAGAAAGAAGGGTATGTGGACTACACCGCTTACAAAGGCAGCAAGATGACGAGGAAGGGAAGGAGGGAAGCAGGCAAGCTTTTCCGTTTTCATGCGTTGTGGGAAGTATTCCTTGTGGAAAAGCTCCATTTTTCCTGGAGCGAAGCTCATGAGCAGGCGGACGGTCTGGAACACCAGACGAGCGACATGCTTGCGGAACGGCTTGATGAGTTTCTCGGACATCCTGAACACTGTCCCCATGGCGACCCTATTCCGAAGGCGGACGGCAGCCGCAAAGGGCTTACTTTCCGTACGCTTTCCGATTTAAAGGAGGGGGATAGTACCACTATCCGCCGTATTGTGGAAGATTACAGCTTGATGGACTATCTTCAGGAGAAAGGCATCCATCCCGATATGCGGGTCACTGTAAAAGAAAAGGAACCTTATGAAGGACCGATTCTTCTTGCTACGGAGGCGGGTGATATTTCTCTCAGCTACAAAGCGGTGGAACAGATTTTTGTTGACGAATAA
- a CDS encoding hemagglutinin repeat-containing protein, whose amino-acid sequence MVIYTGKTAAVIAKEDMTVKGSTVNAQDIHLKAGNNIHILSSENKSTAIEDYKAKSGSIGASISKGGYGIGASYGKGKGQTEETILAHTPSYITAKDTVSFSSGNDTLIRGGTVRGNKVTANAGGDLTIESEQDKKNYKETGKTTGLSISYTPGSAVSVSGGKGQTNTDSAYISVTKQAGIYAGKEGYDIQVKNNTRLKGAVIDSQAEKEKNRITTGTLTWENIDNKAEYKTSGKGISYTNGAGIPLNALGLLSNMGPTVKDKAGTTTTSAVSKGTITITDKENQKQDIEKLNRNTENSLNKLKEIFDKTKVEEKQELIHMMNIVGNQIIHEAADHYGWKEGSTEKLLLHGAIGALTGSMSGGNALSGAVSGSVNEFALAYMEKTKGRDWMDTHSDTVQAISTALGAVAGSLTGDRNTGAYTAQMGTRWNRLAKKPQEDLNKQLKQELSTEKKSPDELIKLLTEYINMSEAAEHPASQKALHGVWNEGKGYTLPKVTISAQEYKAIDQKSFNRVAQKYNLPTKWNNKKNVQENLESLRNDLQRETRKGKTPFQSDWAKYGGYGLDFIGELHIGNVSNLASGIGTISDFGNYITAEDRNKVLAEIAGGYAGRALGKNYLAPTIITSIGVSNSYSLLSRVLSASIITVTGGSGVPIGDAIYEGYKNKVNYLYYLSELNSSNYDDEQFKKDFERNFTVKD is encoded by the coding sequence ATGGTTATCTATACAGGAAAGACAGCTGCCGTCATTGCCAAAGAAGACATGACAGTCAAAGGCAGCACAGTCAACGCCCAAGACATCCACCTCAAAGCAGGAAACAACATCCATATCCTCTCCTCCGAAAACAAAAGCACAGCCATAGAAGACTACAAAGCAAAAAGCGGAAGCATAGGAGCATCCATCAGCAAAGGAGGCTATGGCATCGGTGCGTCCTACGGGAAAGGAAAAGGACAGACAGAAGAAACCATCCTTGCCCATACCCCGTCATACATCACTGCAAAAGATACGGTATCCTTTTCCAGCGGAAACGACACCCTGATCCGGGGCGGGACAGTCAGAGGAAACAAAGTTACTGCTAACGCAGGAGGGGACCTAACTATAGAAAGCGAACAAGACAAAAAGAACTACAAAGAAACAGGCAAAACCACCGGACTGTCCATCAGCTACACACCGGGAAGCGCCGTCAGCGTAAGCGGAGGAAAAGGACAGACAAACACAGACTCCGCCTATATCAGCGTCACAAAACAGGCAGGCATCTACGCAGGAAAAGAAGGATACGACATCCAAGTCAAAAACAACACCCGCCTCAAAGGAGCCGTCATAGACAGCCAGGCAGAAAAAGAAAAGAACCGGATCACCACCGGTACTTTGACATGGGAAAACATAGACAACAAAGCTGAATACAAAACAAGCGGAAAAGGAATCTCCTATACCAATGGAGCAGGAATCCCCTTAAATGCCTTGGGACTCCTCTCAAACATGGGTCCCACCGTGAAAGACAAAGCAGGAACAACCACGACATCCGCTGTATCCAAAGGAACCATAACCATCACAGACAAAGAAAACCAGAAACAGGATATAGAGAAACTGAACAGGAACACAGAAAACAGCTTAAACAAACTCAAAGAAATCTTCGACAAAACAAAAGTAGAAGAAAAACAGGAACTCATTCACATGATGAACATAGTGGGAAACCAAATCATCCATGAAGCGGCAGACCACTATGGATGGAAAGAAGGATCCACAGAAAAACTCCTTCTCCATGGAGCCATAGGCGCACTGACAGGAAGCATGAGCGGAGGGAACGCATTGTCAGGAGCCGTATCGGGAAGCGTGAACGAATTTGCCTTGGCGTACATGGAAAAAACAAAAGGAAGAGACTGGATGGATACCCACTCCGATACCGTACAAGCCATCAGCACCGCTTTGGGAGCCGTCGCAGGAAGCCTGACAGGAGATAGAAACACAGGAGCCTATACGGCACAGATGGGGACGAGATGGAACAGACTGGCAAAAAAACCGCAAGAAGACCTGAACAAACAACTCAAACAAGAACTATCCACAGAAAAGAAAAGTCCTGACGAACTCATCAAACTGCTGACAGAATACATCAACATGAGCGAAGCCGCTGAACATCCCGCCTCGCAAAAAGCGCTGCATGGAGTCTGGAATGAAGGAAAAGGATACACATTACCTAAGGTGACAATAAGCGCGCAGGAATATAAAGCCATAGATCAAAAATCATTCAACCGCGTGGCACAAAAATACAATCTGCCGACCAAATGGAACAATAAGAAAAACGTACAGGAAAACCTTGAATCGCTGAGAAATGACCTGCAAAGAGAAACCCGTAAGGGGAAAACCCCATTCCAAAGCGATTGGGCTAAATATGGAGGATATGGATTAGACTTTATAGGAGAATTGCATATAGGGAATGTATCGAACTTGGCGAGTGGGATAGGAACTATAAGCGATTTTGGGAATTATATAACGGCTGAGGATAGGAATAAAGTGCTGGCGGAAATTGCAGGCGGATATGCGGGTAGAGCTTTAGGAAAAAATTATTTGGCACCTACAATTATAACGTCAATTGGTGTTAGTAATTCATACTCTTTGCTTAGTAGGGTTTTGAGTGCGAGTATTATTACTGTTACAGGAGGAAGTGGGGTGCCGATAGGAGATGCTATTTATGAAGGATATAAAAATAAAGTAAATTATCTATATTATCTTAGTGAACTTAATAGTTCTAATTATGACGATGAACAGTTTAAAAAGGACTTTGAACGGAATTTTACTGTAAAGGATTGA
- a CDS encoding dicarboxylate/amino acid:cation symporter, translating to MKLNLSVQIFASLVLSVVVGLVLGDGAIGPVKTWVAPVGTMFINLIKMMIVPVVLCSLVVGMTSMGDLKKLGRIGMKTVGFYMVTTAIAIVIGFAVASVVQPGIGMALPGEAAPKVKEAPTIMQVFVNMIPTNPIASMAKADILPVIIFSLFLGAGIISVGGSRSKLLINLFDAGAEVCYKIIAMIMRLAPIGVFCLLLPVVVQNGPKVLLPLLSVIIAMAIGCTIHAVCVYSSVAAVVGHMSPVRFFRGMTEAMVIAFTTCSSAGTLPVNMKNTEEKLGVKRDIVSFVLPLGATINMDGTALYMGVCSLFIANVFGIHLTMDQMMMIVLTGTLASIGTAGVPGAGLIMLAMVLQSVGLPLEGLALVAGIDRVLDMFRTTLNITGDAAVAVAIDATEKSVPTQLEITE from the coding sequence GTGAAGTTGAATTTATCCGTTCAGATTTTCGCGTCATTGGTACTTTCCGTCGTTGTGGGGCTTGTCCTTGGGGACGGCGCGATCGGCCCGGTTAAGACATGGGTCGCGCCTGTCGGCACCATGTTTATTAATCTTATCAAAATGATGATCGTTCCTGTCGTTCTCTGTTCTCTCGTCGTGGGCATGACATCTATGGGGGATTTGAAGAAACTGGGGCGCATCGGGATGAAAACCGTGGGCTTCTATATGGTGACTACGGCGATTGCTATCGTTATCGGCTTTGCAGTGGCAAGCGTTGTCCAGCCCGGTATCGGTATGGCTCTTCCCGGCGAGGCCGCCCCAAAAGTAAAGGAAGCGCCCACGATCATGCAGGTATTTGTCAATATGATTCCGACAAATCCGATTGCTTCCATGGCGAAAGCGGATATCCTTCCTGTCATTATATTTTCTCTTTTTCTTGGGGCAGGAATTATTTCCGTCGGCGGAAGCCGTTCCAAGCTGCTGATCAATCTTTTTGATGCGGGGGCGGAGGTCTGCTATAAAATCATCGCCATGATTATGCGCCTGGCGCCTATCGGTGTTTTCTGCCTTCTTTTACCTGTCGTCGTGCAGAATGGTCCGAAGGTTCTTCTGCCGCTGCTCTCCGTGATTATTGCTATGGCTATCGGCTGCACGATCCACGCGGTCTGCGTGTATTCCTCTGTGGCGGCGGTCGTGGGGCATATGAGCCCTGTCCGGTTTTTCCGCGGCATGACAGAAGCCATGGTTATTGCGTTCACTACCTGTTCTTCTGCGGGCACGCTTCCGGTGAATATGAAGAACACGGAAGAAAAGCTGGGAGTAAAACGGGACATCGTGTCTTTCGTCCTGCCTCTCGGTGCTACCATCAATATGGACGGCACCGCTCTCTACATGGGGGTATGTTCCCTTTTCATCGCCAATGTATTCGGTATTCATCTGACAATGGATCAGATGATGATGATCGTTCTTACCGGTACGCTTGCCTCTATTGGTACAGCAGGCGTCCCCGGCGCGGGTCTGATCATGCTTGCCATGGTGCTCCAGTCTGTCGGGCTTCCATTGGAAGGATTGGCTCTCGTGGCAGGCATCGACCGTGTTCTAGATATGTTCCGTACCACGCTGAATATCACTGGTGACGCTGCTGTCGCCGTTGCTATTGACGCCACGGAAAAATCCGTCCCCACCCAGCTGGAAATCACTGAATAG
- a CDS encoding alanine/glycine:cation symporter family protein, with product MDMTAMNQIVGDIDSFVWGPVMLCLLVGTGIYLTAYLNFRTWRNLPYAMKSVFSREARKTNRGSGDVSPFSALMTALAATIGTGNIVGVATAMFAGGPGALVWMWVSACFGLTTKFSECMLGFKFREVNAKGEMKGGPMFTMKNGFKNKRAGLCMGFLFAMFTVIASFGIGNMTQANSITTAVNATFGFSNEIIGAALTVLTLAVIVGGITSISRVSSLIVPGMAVFYIATGLLCIALNFENIPHGLYLIFMMAFDPAAVEGGVVGTITVSVMNAVRFGVARGCFSNEAGLGSAAISAAASTTDDPARQGYVSMTGTFIDTIIVCTITGLTIASSGVLGTIGPDGKPLTGVALTMAAFSTHLGTAGNWIVSVGIMLFAYSTILGWEYNGEKAWEYLWGTHTYNIIYRLAFSLVVYVGATQTLDLVWNLSDIANALMAVPNLVSMLVLAPVIKEEVLRFEAVIAKEKAGKKADLIEKNEETLHI from the coding sequence ATGGATATGACGGCAATGAATCAGATTGTGGGGGACATTGACAGCTTTGTTTGGGGTCCTGTGATGTTGTGTCTGCTCGTGGGTACAGGAATTTACCTTACGGCATACCTGAATTTCCGTACATGGCGCAATCTGCCTTATGCAATGAAAAGCGTGTTCTCCCGGGAGGCCCGTAAAACAAATCGGGGATCGGGAGATGTTTCTCCTTTTTCCGCGCTGATGACGGCGCTTGCCGCGACTATCGGCACGGGAAATATCGTGGGCGTGGCGACCGCCATGTTTGCCGGTGGTCCGGGCGCTCTGGTATGGATGTGGGTTTCCGCCTGCTTCGGCCTGACGACCAAGTTTTCCGAATGTATGCTTGGCTTTAAGTTCCGCGAAGTGAATGCGAAAGGGGAAATGAAGGGCGGCCCCATGTTCACCATGAAGAACGGGTTTAAAAATAAAAGAGCAGGACTCTGTATGGGCTTTCTTTTTGCCATGTTTACTGTCATCGCTTCCTTCGGTATCGGGAATATGACCCAGGCCAATTCCATCACCACGGCGGTGAATGCCACTTTCGGCTTTTCCAATGAAATCATCGGTGCTGCCCTTACGGTTCTCACGCTGGCGGTCATCGTCGGAGGGATCACTTCCATTTCCAGAGTATCATCCCTCATCGTTCCCGGAATGGCGGTATTCTACATCGCTACGGGGCTTCTCTGTATCGCTTTGAATTTTGAAAACATACCGCACGGTTTGTACCTCATTTTTATGATGGCTTTTGATCCTGCTGCTGTAGAAGGCGGGGTGGTCGGTACGATAACTGTTTCCGTGATGAATGCGGTCCGTTTCGGTGTGGCCCGCGGCTGTTTTTCCAATGAGGCCGGCCTCGGCTCCGCCGCTATTTCCGCCGCTGCGTCCACCACTGATGATCCGGCGCGGCAGGGATATGTTTCCATGACAGGGACTTTCATCGACACCATCATCGTCTGCACCATCACCGGACTTACCATTGCGTCTTCCGGCGTTTTGGGAACCATTGGTCCAGACGGGAAACCTCTGACGGGTGTGGCGCTGACCATGGCAGCTTTTTCTACGCATCTCGGCACAGCGGGAAACTGGATCGTTTCTGTCGGTATCATGCTCTTCGCCTACTCCACCATTCTCGGCTGGGAATATAACGGCGAAAAGGCATGGGAATATCTCTGGGGCACCCATACATACAATATCATCTACCGCCTTGCGTTTTCCCTTGTCGTCTATGTGGGAGCGACACAGACACTCGACCTCGTATGGAACCTGTCGGATATCGCCAATGCGCTCATGGCTGTTCCGAACCTTGTCTCTATGCTGGTTCTTGCCCCTGTCATTAAAGAAGAAGTGCTCCGATTTGAAGCGGTTATCGCAAAAGAAAAGGCGGGGAAAAAAGCGGACCTGATAGAAAAGAATGAGGAAACACTCCATATCTGA
- a CDS encoding helix-turn-helix transcriptional regulator has protein sequence MISPDVLKSAAAVIPSAKGTLPPIQITTSTISSQAHLQMISHWHDELEFIYILDGKMDFHIEEKILTASRGDFLAIHASAMRRSAPHNGEDCRFIRALIHPSLLTENQSVRNRLLSPLLGNTSRRCFLVPSASPDAPRRGELLREINRINEKHLPGFELESIGLLHILLARLYALFPPEKQTQEDMPGTDISAQRRMVAYISHHYPEKISLAGIAAAGSVSRSKCCQLFKKYMQQSPIDFLNRYRLEISRNLLDSTENSILEIANACGFSSQSYYTKMFSEKFNCTPTQYRSRLS, from the coding sequence ATGATCAGTCCTGACGTATTGAAAAGCGCCGCTGCGGTCATCCCTTCCGCAAAAGGAACTTTGCCGCCGATCCAAATCACCACAAGTACCATATCTTCCCAGGCCCATCTGCAGATGATTTCCCACTGGCATGATGAACTGGAATTTATTTACATACTGGACGGAAAAATGGATTTCCATATCGAGGAAAAGATCCTCACCGCTTCCCGCGGAGATTTCCTTGCCATACACGCTTCCGCCATGCGCCGAAGCGCGCCGCACAACGGAGAAGACTGCCGCTTCATACGGGCGCTTATCCACCCTTCCCTCCTGACAGAAAATCAGTCTGTCAGAAACAGGCTTCTGTCTCCTCTTCTGGGAAATACGTCCCGCCGCTGTTTCCTTGTTCCCTCCGCCTCTCCTGACGCGCCGCGGCGGGGAGAACTGCTGCGGGAAATCAATCGGATCAACGAAAAGCACCTCCCCGGATTCGAGCTGGAAAGCATCGGTCTTTTACACATTCTCCTCGCCCGTCTTTACGCCCTTTTCCCTCCCGAAAAGCAGACGCAGGAAGATATGCCCGGTACAGATATAAGCGCGCAGCGCCGGATGGTCGCCTATATTTCCCACCACTATCCTGAAAAAATCTCTTTAGCCGGTATTGCCGCGGCGGGGAGCGTATCCAGAAGCAAATGCTGCCAGCTTTTCAAGAAATATATGCAGCAGTCCCCCATAGATTTCCTCAACCGGTACCGTTTGGAGATCAGCCGCAACCTCCTGGACTCCACGGAAAATTCCATTTTGGAAATCGCAAACGCCTGCGGCTTCTCCAGCCAAAGCTACTATACGAAAATGTTCTCCGAGAAATTCAACTGCACGCCGACACAATACCGCAGCCGCCTGTCTTAA